In Campylobacter sp. RM16187, the DNA window AACAAATGCACAAGACTTCCATAATAAAACAGTCTAAAATTCTTATGCCATTAAATAAAGTATAAAAATATGCCGAAAATAAAAAGAGATTTTTTGAATATGAGATAATTGTATTGTGATTGACTATAGAATCAAAATGAGAAAAATGGATAAATTGTTTTTAAAAATTCACATAACCTTTATTCACATACTTTTTACTTCCTTTTACCATACTTTCACCTAATTTTATTAGGTGGCAAATGGGGTGGCAAGAGGGTTTAGTAGTTTCCTTAAACCTTTATCGGTATTGACTTAAAACGATACGGTTCGGCTTCTGGTGAACCCACCATTACCTATTTTTTAAGCAATCTTTAAACTTCAAATTATTTCACAAAATTACTATAAATACGAGCTTTAATTATTTAAAACCACTATCAATTCATATAAACAGATTATGCTTTTGTGTGTAAGCTTAGAAAGCAATATAAGATTAGTGTAAAAGGAAATTTTCGGACCTGTAGGCGTCATCATCAAATTTAAAAACGAAAAAGAGCTTATCAAAATGGTAAATGATAGCTAATACGGTCTTGGAGGCGGGGTATTTACTAAAGACATCACAAAAGCGCTAAGAACTGCGCGCGCGATGGAAACAGGTCGCGTATGGGTAAACTGCTATAACCAAATTCCTGCCGGAAGTCCGTTTGGCGGATATAAGAACTCAGGTGTAGGCAGAGAGACGCACAAAATCATACTTGAGCACTACACTCAGATGAAAAATATCAGATCGATCTAACGGGAAAACCAAGCGGTTTTTACTAATATTTAAATATCCCCTAAATTTAGGGGATATTTGATTTTATTTCGTATAAATTCTTAAAATTTGCACACAAATATCACCTTAGCTTAAAAGTAAACGAAGCGATCAGTATCTCCTCATCGCATCTTTTACTCTCACCAAAGGCTCTTTTGTGCATGACTTTTAGTATCCATTTGCCGGGTGCTAAAGCCATAACTTCGGTTATGCCTTCTAAATCCGTAGTGGCCGAAAATGCAAATTTATCTTTTAAAAATTTATCAAATGTTCCGTCGATTCTAGCTGTTTTAAGCGGCTTTCCTTCAAGCAGAATTTGAACTTTAAAAGGCTTATTTATCTTGAAATTTGCAGGATTTTCAAGCGGCGCTATCTCCAGCTTTTGCCCTATGGTTTTAGTTACAAACTCATCTTGTTCGCCGTCAATATTTACAACCTCTTTTGCATACATTGAAGCTTGCATGCAATAAGCGGCATCAGCTATCTGATCTTTTGTCTTGTCCATATACCATTTGCCGTTTGCGTCTTTTGACCAAAATGTGCTTTTATACTCGCCTACTAGGATATAACTTCCTTTTTTAAGCTTTTCTCCTTCGTAGTGGTAGTTTTCGCCTGTTTGGATTAGCTCTGTTTTGCCGCCGTCTTTTGAGATGATTGTAAGCTGGGCAAAGGATTTAGCCTCATCTTTGGGTATCATCTCTTGAAGAGGGAAATTGTGTCCGTAGCCTATATCGGCTCTAAATTTATCGGTATTTTCTCCAAACACCCAAAAGTCATGAGCGTGCGCTGCGTTTAGTATTGCGAGCGTAAATAGCGTAGCTAAAATTTTATTTATCATATTTTTCCTTTGATATAGAAATTTGGCGCCGAATTTAACGCCAAATTTTAAAAGCTATATTTAACTCCAAGCCCAAAAGTTCTGCCCTTATCATACTCTACAAGCACGCCGTAAGATCTATCAAAGACATTCATCGGATACTCTTTATCGGCTATGTTTTTAGTGTATAGATATACGTCGAAATTTTTCTTCATATAGCCTATCTTAGCGTCAGCGGTGAAGTAGCTTGCTCTAGCGACTGAGTTTTGAGGATCAAAGTATGTTTTTCCGATGACGTTACCGTCTATCCTTGCATATAGTCCAAACGGCGCATAATACGAAGCTCCAAGCGAGAATTTATACTCAGGGTTGTATTCGATTTTGTTGCCTTTGTTGTTTTTGCCGTTAGGGCTAATATAATTGCCGTATTTTGTTCTAAGTAAGCTTGCAGCCATGTTTATAGCAAGCTCTTTTGTGGCTCTTACTACGCCTTCTAGCTCAACGCCCATTGAGGTTGCCTTATCGGCGTTTCCTGTTATGAAATTTGCCGGATTTTTAGGATCGATCATGTAGATATGGGTATCTTTTATATCCATATAAAACGCAGCCGCTGAAAATCTAAAACTATCATAAGCTCCTTTTATGCCGATTTCGTAATTGTCGCTGGTTTGCGACTCAAATTTATTCTCGTCTTTTGTTCCTCCCATGGGAAATGAGTTAAATCCTCCCGCTAGATAGCCTTTGGCATACATCGCATAAATGCTAAGTTCATCTTGCAGAGCGTATTCAAGAGCTATCTTTGGTAGGAATTTGTTCCAGCTTGCATCGTTTTCAAGCGAGTAAAAAGGCGCAGTTTTACTTGAGCCGACGGGATACATATAGGTATCTACCTTGATATCTTTTTTGATCTTTTGATATCTTCCGCCAAGCGTTAGATCAAGCTTTGAAGTGATAGGATATATGGCTTGCGCGAAGATTGAAGCTGTTTTGCCGTTCATCTTTGCAGGCGCATCCATTTCCGTAGGCGTTCCCATCATCATAAACTGCATGCCCATTTTTTTTATATCTATCTTTTCGTTTTCAAAGAAAAGCCCGGCTATCCATCTTAAATTTTGCTCTTTATTGCTTGAGAGTCTAAATTCTTGAGATAAATTTTTAATTCTCATATCAGAAAACATGATTAGATTGTTGTTGTGCGGAAAATACTTGCTTCCCGCATCTAAATCGTAGTTGCTTGACTGATCTATCTTTTTATATGTGGTGATCGAGCTTAGATCTACTGTGTCAAAATTATAAGTAGCGTTTAAAGCTACAGAATTTGACTTTTCAAGAGAGTATGTTTCGCTTTCAAGCCTTGTTGTTTTGACATCGTCTCTTTTGAAGCTTTTAAATTTGTCATAAGGGATGACTATGCCGTCCGTGCCGTTAAATTTCTTGTAGTATCTATCTGCAAAAAGCTTAAAAGATAGCCTATCCGTAGGCATAAATTTCAAATTTAGCCCGAAGTTGTTAAGCTCTTTGCCGTTTGATTTCTTGCCTGTTATCTCGTCTGTGATCCAGCCTTGATCTTTGGACGCTGAGCCGTTTAGCCCAAGATATAGCACGTCATCTACAAGTGCGCCGTTTGCCTCAAAGGCGCCGATTCTGTATTTATATGAGCCGTACTCTGCGCCGACACTTCCGGACCACTCGTTGCTAGGCTCTTTTAAGACCACGTTTATAACGCCGCCGATAGAGTCTTTGCCGTAGATCGCACTTGACGGACCTTTTAGGATTTCGATTCTCTCTATGTTTGTGATAGGCACGTATGCTCCGAATTGATTACCGTGCGCTACGCCGTTTATGAAGATCGTGACAGGATTTGTTCTAGTAAATATCGAGCCGTTGAGTCCTCTTGTAAAAATTCCTCCGTGAAGCCCCGTTGTGGTTGATATACTAGGCACGCTTTTTAGCAGGTCTTCTATGGTTTTTATACCTT includes these proteins:
- a CDS encoding DUF4198 domain-containing protein; protein product: MINKILATLFTLAILNAAHAHDFWVFGENTDKFRADIGYGHNFPLQEMIPKDEAKSFAQLTIISKDGGKTELIQTGENYHYEGEKLKKGSYILVGEYKSTFWSKDANGKWYMDKTKDQIADAAYCMQASMYAKEVVNIDGEQDEFVTKTIGQKLEIAPLENPANFKINKPFKVQILLEGKPLKTARIDGTFDKFLKDKFAFSATTDLEGITEVMALAPGKWILKVMHKRAFGESKRCDEEILIASFTFKLR
- a CDS encoding TonB-dependent receptor, which gives rise to MKAKYLKVAAVISLAACPYISAAESVSLGEVKVTANKIEEKLKDIPQSISVIDGIEVEEKGIKTIEDLLKSVPSISTTTGLHGGIFTRGLNGSIFTRTNPVTIFINGVAHGNQFGAYVPITNIERIEILKGPSSAIYGKDSIGGVINVVLKEPSNEWSGSVGAEYGSYKYRIGAFEANGALVDDVLYLGLNGSASKDQGWITDEITGKKSNGKELNNFGLNLKFMPTDRLSFKLFADRYYKKFNGTDGIVIPYDKFKSFKRDDVKTTRLESETYSLEKSNSVALNATYNFDTVDLSSITTYKKIDQSSNYDLDAGSKYFPHNNNLIMFSDMRIKNLSQEFRLSSNKEQNLRWIAGLFFENEKIDIKKMGMQFMMMGTPTEMDAPAKMNGKTASIFAQAIYPITSKLDLTLGGRYQKIKKDIKVDTYMYPVGSSKTAPFYSLENDASWNKFLPKIALEYALQDELSIYAMYAKGYLAGGFNSFPMGGTKDENKFESQTSDNYEIGIKGAYDSFRFSAAAFYMDIKDTHIYMIDPKNPANFITGNADKATSMGVELEGVVRATKELAINMAASLLRTKYGNYISPNGKNNKGNKIEYNPEYKFSLGASYYAPFGLYARIDGNVIGKTYFDPQNSVARASYFTADAKIGYMKKNFDVYLYTKNIADKEYPMNVFDRSYGVLVEYDKGRTFGLGVKYSF